ATGTACaacacagtattgttaactatagtcaccatactgTCATTACAtccttgtgacttatttattttataattggaagcTTGGACCTCTGGGGTAGTGGTGGTTTAAtcgataagtcgtgtctgactcttgcgattctgtggactatagcctgccaggctcctctctccgtgggattctccaggcaagaatactggagtgggttgccatttccttctccaagggatcttcccaacccaggaattgaacctgggtctcctgcattgcaggcagatgatttaccaactgagctataaggaaaGCCCGGACCtctggccgggggcgggggggggtgggggtcaccTATTTTGCCCATTCCCCACCTCCCTGTCTCTGGAAATCATCAATCTGTTCTGTGTCTATGAGCTCATtcgttttgttttggtttgcttagattccacatataagtgaggtcaTATGGTATTTACATatcctctgacttatttcacttagcatgatgatgCCCTCAGggtcatccatattgttgcaaatggcaaaattttattctttttgtgacCAAATATATTCCCTTGTATGTGTAcactatgttttcttttctctctcttttttttttttgacttaagaacatttattcaataatttaaaTTCCTCAGAAAACATCAAAAATGCATTACCATTATATTGTAAACATGATCAATATAAACCTTCAACttgaaaaaaagaacacaatCCCCAATAGCAGCACAAATCTCACCTCCTTCAGAGGCACATGTAtatcaaaattaataaaaagatctgaacagaatTGACCTGTCAATTACAATAAAGGAAAGAGGAGATTTTTTAAACAGGGATGATCCAAGAAGATTATAGCTATGAAAGGTAATGAGGTgccttaaaattttcatttgaaaattctgTGGAGGCTCATTAATGATCCATTTGATTATTCAGATTTGATCGTCTCAGGAAGCAATCAGCAACAGCAGTTCTGGGATGCTAGTTGCAGCTTGCATTTGGAGGGTGAGCTGCCTTCAAAGCTTGATCTAGATCATCCAGTAGGTCTTGTTTATCCTCTAAGCCCACCGAGAGTCGAATAAGTGTATCACTAATTCCAAGGACTTCTCTGTCGCTCTTAGGCACTGATGCATGGGTCATGATTGCCGGAAGCTCAGCAAGACTTTCATATCCTCCCAAGCTCTCAGCCAGAGTAAATAACTTTAGGTTCTTGAGGAAAGTTTCAGCATGGTGAAGAGAGCCCTTGATATAAAAGGTGATCACCCCCGGGCAACCTGTGCACTGACGCTTAGCTAGCTCATGCTGAGGATGAGAAGGCAGCCCGGGATAAATAACCTTTTCCACCTGAGGATTCGACTCCAAAAACTGAGCAACTGCCATTCCATTTTCGAAATGCTTCTCCATGCGGACCTGTAGAGTCTTCAGACCTCGATTGCAGAGGTAACAGTCAATAGGAGATGGAACTGCTCCAAGAGAGTTTTGCAAGAAACGGAGCCTATTATGAAGGCTCTCAGAATTCAGTGACACTAAGCCCATTACAACATCACTGTGGCCATTCATGTATTTTGTTGCTGAATACATACAAATATCAGCTCCCAGAGACAAAGGCCACTGGAAATATGCTGACATAAAAGTGTTATCCACAACTAAAATGATGTCTCCATGTTTATGGACCGTATGTGCACAGGCTTCAATGTCAATCATCTTCAAGCTAGGGTTTGTGGGGGTTTCAATCCAAACAAGCTTGGTTTCTGGTGTAATAGCTGCCTCTAGCAATTTGGTTTTGGAACAATCAACAAAAGAAATCTTTAATCCAAATTCAGTTGCCACCTGTCTGAAGTACCTGTTTGTACCTCCATACACATCATCCATACAAATAATTTGGTCTCCTGCTTTTAAGAGATGGGTAATAGTCACAGTGGCTGCTAAACCTGAAGCAAAGGCCAAActgtacttttttctctttttttaagtgaaatgtatgtgtagtgttcaactctttgtgaccccatggactgtagcctgccaggctcctctcaccatgttttccaggcaagaatactggagcagg
The sequence above is a segment of the Dama dama isolate Ldn47 chromosome 8, ASM3311817v1, whole genome shotgun sequence genome. Coding sequences within it:
- the LOC133060380 gene encoding cystathionine gamma-lyase-like, encoding MDDVYGGTNRYFRQVATEFGLKISFVDCSKTKLLEAAITPETKLVWIETPTNPSLKMIDIEACAHTVHKHGDIILVVDNTFMSAYFQWPLSLGADICMYSATKYMNGHSDVVMGLVSLNSESLHNRLRFLQNSLGAVPSPIDCYLCNRGLKTLQVRMEKHFENGMAVAQFLESNPQVEKVIYPGLPSHPQHELAKRQCTGCPGVITFYIKGSLHHAETFLKNLKLFTLAESLGGYESLAELPAIMTHASVPKSDREVLGISDTLIRLSVGLEDKQDLLDDLDQALKAAHPPNASCN